A window of the Cololabis saira isolate AMF1-May2022 chromosome 19, fColSai1.1, whole genome shotgun sequence genome harbors these coding sequences:
- the LOC133419182 gene encoding parvalbumin alpha-like, whose amino-acid sequence MAFAALLSEADITAALAACKAADSFKHKEFFAKVGLAAKSADEIKKAFAVIDQDHSGFIEEEELKLFLQNFSAGARALTDAETQTFLKAGDSDGDGKIGVDEFATMVKG is encoded by the exons ATGGCATTCGCCGCACTTTTGAGTGAAGCTGACATCACTGCAGCCCTTGCAGCTTGCAAAG CTGCCGACTCTTTCAAGCACAAAGAGTTCTTCGCTAAGGTCGGCCTGGCTGCCAAGTCTGCTGATGAGATCAAGAAGGCCTTCGCCGTCATTGACCAGGACCACAGTGGCTTCattgaggaggaggagctgaa GCTGTTCCTGCAGAACTTCTCTGCCGGTGCCAGAGCTCTGACTGATGCTGAGACACAGACCTTCCTCAAGGCCGGTGACTCTGATGGTGATGGCAAGATCGGAGTTGATG AGTTCGCTACCATGGTCAAGGGTTAA